One window of Streptomyces sp. FIT100 genomic DNA carries:
- a CDS encoding aspartate dehydrogenase domain-containing protein gives MTRIRTVGLVGWGAIGRVVGTALAEGAVPGAALTCIVDNRPIGDSAPAPQVAFEEAVRRCDLIVEAAGQGVVRAWGERVLTAGTDLLVASTGALTDEDLAERLLAAGPGRVYFTAGAVGGLDLLQAVRSLGPLHDVRLTTTKLPATLEQPWMDAELLGRMRAATGPVEVMSGTARDIPVKFPRSTNVAASVALAVGDLDAVRVRVVADPGAHRTRHVVEASGAHGTYRFDVAHLPDPGNPATSQVVPYAVLRSLAALAGRTGQIL, from the coding sequence ATGACCCGCATCCGCACGGTCGGCCTCGTCGGCTGGGGCGCCATCGGCCGGGTCGTCGGCACGGCGCTCGCCGAAGGGGCCGTCCCCGGCGCCGCGCTGACGTGCATCGTCGACAACCGGCCCATCGGGGACAGCGCCCCCGCGCCCCAGGTCGCCTTCGAGGAGGCGGTGCGGCGCTGCGACCTGATCGTGGAGGCGGCGGGTCAGGGCGTCGTACGCGCATGGGGCGAGCGCGTGCTCACCGCCGGCACCGATCTGCTCGTCGCCTCGACCGGCGCGCTGACCGACGAGGACCTGGCCGAGCGCCTGCTCGCGGCGGGGCCGGGACGGGTGTACTTCACGGCGGGCGCCGTCGGCGGGCTCGACCTCCTCCAGGCCGTACGCTCCCTCGGCCCGCTCCACGACGTACGGCTGACCACCACCAAGCTGCCCGCCACCCTGGAACAGCCGTGGATGGACGCGGAGTTGCTGGGCCGGATGCGGGCCGCGACCGGACCGGTCGAGGTCATGTCCGGCACCGCGCGCGACATCCCGGTGAAGTTCCCCAGGTCGACCAATGTCGCCGCCTCCGTGGCCCTCGCCGTCGGCGACCTGGACGCCGTCCGCGTCCGCGTCGTCGCCGACCCCGGCGCCCACCGCACCCGGCACGTCGTCGAGGCATCCGGCGCCCACGGCACGTACCGCTTCGACGTCGCGCACCTGCCCGACCCGGGCAACCCGGCGACCAGCCAGGTCGTTCCGTACGCGGTGCTGCGCAGCCTCGCGGCGCTCGCCGGGCGGACGGGGCAGATCCTGTGA
- a CDS encoding alpha/beta fold hydrolase produces MTAGVHVEESGTEGPLLLCLHGIGSSSAAFAPQLAELGRYARVVAWDAPGYGRSADPAAPLTLDDFVDAAAALIRERGGSAHVLGVSWGGVIALRLAVRHPGLVDSLIIADSSPGSGTDPAKAAAMRERAAELAEAGPRAFAERRGPRLVSPGAPATLVRRVVDTMAASVRLPGYAYAAESMAAADLRGELPRITAPTLVLCGDQDRITGTGASQAIAGAVHRTAYVIVKDAGHLANQEQPARFDAWVLAHLRITARIPEQETPACL; encoded by the coding sequence GTGACGGCCGGTGTGCACGTCGAGGAGTCCGGCACCGAGGGCCCCCTGCTGCTGTGTCTGCACGGGATCGGCTCCTCGTCGGCCGCGTTCGCACCGCAGCTCGCCGAACTGGGCCGGTACGCACGCGTCGTGGCCTGGGACGCCCCCGGATACGGCCGGTCGGCCGATCCCGCAGCCCCCCTGACGCTCGACGACTTCGTCGACGCCGCGGCCGCGCTGATCCGTGAACGCGGCGGCAGCGCCCATGTGCTGGGGGTGTCGTGGGGCGGAGTGATCGCACTGCGGCTCGCCGTCCGCCACCCCGGTCTCGTCGACTCGCTGATCATCGCCGACTCCAGCCCCGGGTCCGGCACGGACCCGGCGAAGGCGGCGGCCATGCGGGAGCGGGCCGCCGAGCTCGCCGAGGCCGGACCGAGGGCCTTCGCCGAGCGGCGCGGTCCCCGGCTCGTCTCGCCCGGCGCCCCCGCGACGCTGGTGCGGCGGGTCGTCGACACGATGGCCGCTTCCGTACGCCTGCCCGGATACGCCTACGCCGCCGAGTCGATGGCCGCCGCCGATCTGCGCGGCGAACTCCCGCGGATCACCGCCCCCACGCTCGTCCTCTGCGGCGACCAGGACCGGATCACCGGCACCGGGGCCTCCCAGGCCATCGCCGGTGCCGTCCACAGGACCGCCTACGTGATCGTCAAGGACGCCGGTCACCTGGCCAACCAGGAGCAGCCCGCGCGCTTCGACGCATGGGTGCTCGCCCACCTCCGCATCACCGCCCGCATCCCCGAACAGGAGACCCCCGCATGCCTCTGA